Proteins encoded in a region of the Brevefilum fermentans genome:
- a CDS encoding transglutaminase-like domain-containing protein — protein sequence MSKLYFSEQGYIIPTLCEELTTFRRARKVLNLPATNQNAKLFLLARPYPGTEYPLRISVNQVEIQPLLSKHAKSYIWFEVPLASNLLKQGENIFEFWSDSTAMNAWSLGLESGHAHPNSFISDDCGQNWRAEKMGFQNVVLGEYVVRVRLEEGQDPDPPRMIWEDLTSPRTLSLRKQLPEQAIHETNLMKQVRILTAWLSTSWPHVDTYVSSLYTPWDAETILAWGKYQLGHDQRTPVTMCVHYAVAFVSSCMALQIPARCVIGTDSINGFGGHFLAEVWFEDFNKWVLVDPNLDVIFEKSGVPLSLDELRASGDSALDLAVWGPGTRYQKRFPHIEAFINSSQIQSTQWAVHRSIWPRTDFLTRPELSPPAHGATAYSEINLIWETKDLHEGLGMFPYFADKEYFNNRPDYLMV from the coding sequence ATGAGCAAATTGTATTTTTCTGAACAGGGATACATTATTCCAACCCTGTGCGAAGAACTCACCACTTTTAGGCGGGCACGCAAAGTTCTTAACTTGCCAGCCACAAACCAAAACGCAAAATTATTCCTTCTCGCAAGGCCCTATCCTGGCACAGAATACCCCCTCAGAATTTCGGTTAACCAGGTGGAAATACAACCCTTATTATCGAAACATGCAAAGTCTTATATTTGGTTTGAAGTTCCTTTAGCCTCTAATCTTCTTAAGCAGGGTGAGAACATTTTTGAGTTTTGGAGCGACAGCACGGCTATGAATGCCTGGTCATTAGGACTTGAATCGGGCCATGCACACCCCAACAGTTTTATCAGTGATGATTGTGGCCAAAATTGGCGGGCAGAAAAAATGGGCTTCCAAAATGTTGTTTTGGGGGAATATGTTGTTCGGGTTAGGCTGGAAGAAGGTCAGGATCCCGACCCACCCCGGATGATTTGGGAAGATCTAACTTCGCCTCGAACTTTGAGCCTAAGAAAGCAATTGCCCGAACAAGCGATTCATGAGACAAATTTAATGAAACAGGTTCGTATCCTCACGGCATGGCTGAGCACATCCTGGCCGCATGTTGATACATATGTTTCCTCTTTGTATACCCCCTGGGATGCAGAGACGATCCTTGCTTGGGGAAAATATCAATTGGGGCATGACCAGAGAACACCCGTTACGATGTGCGTTCATTATGCAGTGGCATTTGTTTCATCCTGCATGGCTTTGCAGATTCCTGCCCGTTGTGTCATCGGTACGGACTCGATCAACGGTTTTGGCGGACATTTTTTGGCAGAAGTATGGTTCGAAGATTTCAATAAATGGGTTCTGGTTGATCCCAACCTTGATGTGATATTTGAAAAATCTGGCGTACCACTTTCACTCGATGAACTACGAGCCAGCGGAGATTCTGCTTTAGATCTGGCGGTTTGGGGACCTGGCACTCGTTACCAGAAGCGATTTCCTCATATTGAAGCCTTTATTAATAGTTCGCAAATACAAAGTACGCAATGGGCTGTTCACCGCAGTATTTGGCCTCGCACAGATTTTCTTACCCGCCCCGAGTTATCACCGCCCGCTCATGGGGCAACAGCATATAGTGAAATAAATCTCATTTGGGAAACGAAAGATCTGCATGAAGGTCTGGGGATGTTCCCATATTTCGCAGACAAAGAATATTTTAATAACAGGCCTGATTATTTGATGGTTTGA
- a CDS encoding LSm family protein has translation MKTCKLDADFKQVLVDHLSTPIGIISQSSPREGEEGNLQLLIVGRMTQNGSRVHATRVPGYFSHPFCDDPEQDYENRPSVIGEMDICVGLL, from the coding sequence ATGAAAACCTGTAAACTTGACGCCGATTTTAAGCAAGTCCTCGTTGACCATCTTTCTACGCCTATCGGCATTATAAGTCAAAGCAGCCCACGTGAGGGTGAAGAAGGCAATTTGCAACTATTAATTGTTGGCAGAATGACTCAAAATGGTTCGCGTGTGCATGCAACTCGGGTTCCTGGTTATTTTTCCCACCCGTTTTGCGATGATCCAGAACAAGATTATGAGAATCGACCATCTGTGATCGGTGAAATGGATATTTGTGTTGGTTTGCTGTAA
- a CDS encoding carbohydrate ABC transporter permease has product MWALTVSLRTNQDFFTRGAFAIQIPPYIKNYFLAWTQMRVGRYFLNSVFYSVVGTLGAILLAAMISYVLSRVEFKMAKPIYVFFLFLMMWPGWVSLLPSYMWMRALGLIDTYLVLFLGYWLGSLPFNCFLLFSFFETLPKELEEAALIDGANAWQIFWKVMFPLARPGVITIGIFSFINIWNDFFSPLIYLRNPDKYPLALGIQLLSVSSTYAADHPRLFAGMLIFLVPILVIYFLMRDRITEGLTVGAIKG; this is encoded by the coding sequence TTGTGGGCATTAACCGTTTCATTAAGAACAAATCAAGATTTTTTCACACGCGGTGCCTTCGCAATTCAGATACCTCCATATATTAAAAATTATTTTTTGGCCTGGACCCAAATGAGGGTGGGGCGATATTTCTTAAACAGTGTTTTCTACAGTGTTGTGGGGACATTAGGCGCGATATTGCTTGCAGCAATGATATCTTATGTTTTATCACGTGTAGAATTCAAAATGGCTAAGCCGATCTATGTATTTTTCTTGTTTTTAATGATGTGGCCCGGTTGGGTGTCATTATTGCCTTCCTATATGTGGATGCGAGCCCTGGGATTAATCGACACTTACCTTGTGTTGTTTTTAGGATACTGGCTTGGTTCATTACCTTTCAATTGTTTCTTGTTATTTTCATTTTTCGAAACATTGCCAAAAGAGCTTGAAGAAGCCGCTTTGATAGATGGCGCCAATGCTTGGCAGATTTTCTGGAAAGTCATGTTCCCGTTGGCAAGACCTGGTGTGATCACCATTGGTATTTTCTCTTTCATCAACATCTGGAATGACTTCTTTTCACCCCTCATTTATTTGCGCAATCCCGATAAATATCCTTTAGCCCTTGGAATCCAATTGCTTTCGGTAAGCTCCACCTATGCAGCAGACCATCCCCGTTTGTTTGCAGGCATGTTAATATTCCTTGTTCCTATCCTGGTGATTTATTTCCTGATGAGAGACCGTATCACTGAGGGATTAACCGTTGGTGCAATCAAAGGGTAA
- a CDS encoding amidohydrolase family protein: MKIDAHVFIGTGKHLQLSVDDLLHRMDDADVGMAIVSPVDHYISVNNIQGNDLVINAIKTHPDRLIGRAVANPWYGEKAIKELERAFSEGLTGLMLHAPYQGFRLSDHIVDPLLTVAEKYQAPVYAHTGTAGLAEPLHVIELARRFPKLNFIMGHSGSSDYSEDVVFAKEFLDNVWLETSRNGPANFNMFKIHGLTHRIVFGSSAPEYIPKIEIETLCDVFTEAEDQTKILSVNIREAYRGRFIS; the protein is encoded by the coding sequence ATGAAAATAGATGCACATGTTTTTATTGGCACAGGCAAACACCTTCAACTTTCTGTTGATGATTTATTACATCGCATGGACGATGCAGATGTTGGCATGGCAATTGTTAGCCCGGTCGACCATTACATTTCCGTAAACAATATACAAGGCAATGATTTGGTCATTAATGCGATTAAGACTCACCCCGATCGTTTGATAGGACGGGCAGTAGCGAACCCCTGGTATGGTGAAAAAGCCATCAAAGAATTAGAGCGAGCTTTTTCTGAAGGCTTAACGGGCTTAATGCTTCACGCACCTTATCAGGGGTTCAGATTATCGGATCACATCGTTGACCCCTTGCTCACTGTTGCTGAAAAATATCAGGCGCCGGTCTATGCACATACGGGAACTGCCGGCTTGGCAGAACCACTCCACGTTATCGAACTGGCAAGGCGGTTTCCAAAACTAAATTTCATTATGGGGCACTCCGGCTCAAGCGATTACAGTGAAGATGTTGTTTTCGCGAAGGAGTTCCTGGATAATGTCTGGCTGGAAACCTCTCGTAATGGCCCCGCTAATTTTAATATGTTTAAAATTCATGGGTTGACTCATCGAATCGTCTTTGGCAGCAGTGCACCTGAATATATCCCCAAAATCGAAATTGAAACCCTGTGTGATGTATTTACCGAAGCAGAAGATCAGACAAAGATATTGTCAGTGAATATTAGGGAAGCTTATCGCGGAAGGTTTATATCATGA
- a CDS encoding outer membrane protein assembly factor BamB family protein: protein MKQQITFAFAADPHVDSLHTRDWLIEDLGRIRGVEFIVIGGDLTWSGSLQEFNWYKSAIETSLVPVYSVFGGHDGNELLFSGAADAIANYRKALGNPWYAFDAGHARAMCTIPPLDFNTPGEFDYLKPEQWQMQEKWLAEEIQNLPDDKPLLMFQHMPTTRDWPAYLGLNPLAVFMGHWHLLKVWRQNGTLFASVPPISVAGYGGFPRGYFQCSLTGHDLEIRFKTLDEKPAPHFFLGQKDNSDKSEVKTSDYVWAFETGGHHFLNSPVLVDRRVYLAYVHEDIQHSTLICISVDSGQCIWKSFIKGAVFSTPVVSLDKVLVMTVDGTLRAFNLEDGIPVWTVAVDSNVHRWAMDGFSVSDELVFLRTTEHVVAIQVKDGANVWKTSFKHHDWVGSRGKPLASATCVFVPAVLGKGVTCFNRMNGEVVWETDDRDCLERLTGGLALDPSEDKLFCVAFNIKGIETPKTTEEGRSGFSYGGLIAINAKTGGIIWRNLISSHNFTHPVIAGELILLSDTVTGRLIAVDIHTGEEQWTFRSGPPIQCVSGNRRNMPGIAGAPSVFEDQVYTGAADGTVYELKLSDGKVIRQFFLGSAVHATPAVNQHLIIVPTSSGTVVAIHR, encoded by the coding sequence ATGAAACAACAAATCACATTTGCATTCGCTGCTGATCCTCATGTGGATTCTCTCCATACTAGGGATTGGTTAATCGAGGACCTGGGCAGGATCAGGGGTGTTGAATTTATCGTTATCGGCGGAGATCTCACCTGGTCTGGTAGCCTTCAAGAATTTAATTGGTACAAATCTGCAATAGAGACATCATTAGTGCCGGTTTATAGTGTGTTTGGCGGTCATGATGGTAATGAATTATTGTTTTCTGGTGCTGCTGATGCTATAGCAAATTACCGCAAGGCCCTTGGCAACCCATGGTATGCATTTGATGCTGGTCATGCCAGAGCAATGTGTACAATCCCACCCCTTGATTTTAATACACCTGGAGAGTTTGATTATTTAAAACCTGAACAATGGCAGATGCAAGAAAAGTGGTTAGCAGAAGAAATACAAAACCTTCCTGATGACAAACCCTTGCTTATGTTTCAGCATATGCCAACCACGCGGGATTGGCCCGCATATCTTGGTCTTAATCCATTGGCAGTATTCATGGGTCACTGGCATCTATTGAAGGTTTGGCGCCAGAATGGTACTTTATTTGCCTCAGTGCCACCTATTTCTGTTGCAGGGTATGGTGGTTTTCCGCGCGGTTATTTTCAATGCTCCTTAACTGGGCATGATTTAGAAATTCGCTTTAAAACATTGGATGAAAAACCTGCCCCTCATTTTTTTCTGGGTCAGAAGGATAATTCAGATAAAAGTGAGGTAAAAACCTCAGACTATGTGTGGGCGTTTGAAACTGGTGGGCACCACTTCTTAAACTCACCGGTATTGGTTGACAGGCGGGTTTATTTGGCTTATGTTCACGAGGATATTCAACACAGTACATTGATATGCATATCTGTTGATTCTGGTCAATGCATTTGGAAATCATTTATAAAGGGAGCCGTGTTCAGTACGCCTGTGGTGTCTTTAGACAAAGTACTGGTAATGACAGTAGATGGCACTCTGCGCGCCTTCAACCTGGAAGATGGAATACCCGTATGGACTGTGGCGGTGGACTCTAACGTTCACCGCTGGGCAATGGATGGGTTCTCAGTAAGTGATGAATTGGTTTTCCTTCGGACGACCGAGCATGTCGTGGCTATTCAGGTGAAGGATGGCGCAAATGTCTGGAAAACTTCTTTTAAACACCATGATTGGGTAGGATCGCGGGGGAAACCCCTGGCTTCAGCCACTTGTGTATTTGTACCAGCCGTACTTGGTAAAGGTGTAACCTGTTTCAACCGTATGAATGGCGAAGTGGTGTGGGAAACTGACGATCGTGATTGTCTTGAACGGTTGACCGGCGGTTTAGCGTTGGATCCATCAGAAGATAAATTATTCTGCGTAGCTTTTAATATTAAAGGAATTGAGACCCCAAAGACAACAGAAGAAGGTCGCTCTGGTTTTTCGTATGGCGGACTAATTGCGATAAACGCCAAAACAGGAGGAATCATTTGGCGTAATTTAATTAGCTCTCATAATTTTACCCACCCTGTTATCGCTGGCGAGTTAATTCTCCTGAGTGATACCGTCACTGGACGCTTAATAGCCGTTGATATTCATACAGGCGAAGAGCAATGGACGTTTAGAAGTGGCCCGCCGATTCAATGTGTGTCGGGGAATCGTCGGAATATGCCAGGGATTGCAGGTGCTCCTTCTGTTTTTGAAGACCAAGTGTATACAGGTGCTGCCGATGGAACCGTCTATGAACTGAAACTATCCGACGGCAAAGTTATTCGACAATTTTTTCTGGGTTCAGCAGTACATGCAACACCAGCAGTGAATCAACATTTGATTATTGTTCCAACAAGCAGTGGCACTGTGGTCGCGATCCATAGATAA
- a CDS encoding MFS transporter, whose amino-acid sequence MTIAWRAELLFNIRNTIKNMLRLPPEHNVHPQVRKEFKNNFLSNMVYIAVFDLGESFISTNTILPVFVSMITESALIVGMVPAIIRSGSLIPSFFLAPYVNGLSRKIPFAKTTARISHILPFYILAGTPFLLIFLPPAIVVWIFMFAVLFRGFSVGVSNLPWYEAIAIVIPGQVRSRFFGISVLAAQVLGTIGSVIAGFILANLIFPFNFGVNFLIGATFISFSFFMFNRTVEPEVFDEPDPPQPISKENKSLLDFSKITLVLQTDHNFRKFIASRLLFQLGNMPIYYVAVFGIKEFNLGNEYAAVFSVILILSGMAGSILLSMKGDQLGPHAVLLLTSWIRFLMILVALLAPTIGWYYLVFVFFGLGEAAMNISELIFAMELGPERDRSIYIGVSRSLPGISVLASPVVAGLLVDSIGYRMMFLVALVLCLIGIFILMSVKDTRIVLGQ is encoded by the coding sequence ATGACTATTGCATGGAGAGCTGAATTATTGTTTAACATCAGGAATACCATTAAAAATATGTTACGCCTTCCGCCTGAGCATAATGTCCATCCTCAGGTCAGGAAGGAATTCAAGAATAATTTTCTCTCGAATATGGTCTATATTGCCGTCTTTGATCTGGGAGAGAGCTTCATATCGACGAATACGATATTGCCAGTTTTTGTCAGCATGATCACCGAATCTGCGCTGATTGTGGGTATGGTGCCAGCTATAATCCGCTCCGGTTCTCTGATCCCGTCCTTTTTCTTGGCCCCTTATGTCAATGGTTTATCAAGAAAAATTCCTTTTGCGAAAACGACTGCTCGTATTTCTCATATATTGCCCTTCTACATATTAGCAGGAACGCCTTTTTTATTAATTTTTCTCCCGCCTGCGATTGTGGTCTGGATTTTTATGTTTGCTGTCTTGTTTCGGGGATTTTCAGTTGGTGTCTCAAATTTGCCCTGGTATGAGGCTATTGCGATCGTTATTCCTGGTCAGGTCAGAAGCCGATTCTTTGGTATCTCAGTTCTGGCTGCACAAGTTCTTGGGACAATCGGATCTGTTATCGCCGGGTTTATCCTGGCAAATCTTATTTTTCCCTTTAATTTTGGTGTTAACTTTTTGATCGGAGCCACTTTTATTAGTTTTTCGTTTTTTATGTTCAATAGAACAGTCGAACCTGAAGTGTTTGATGAACCCGACCCTCCACAACCTATCAGTAAAGAGAATAAATCCTTACTCGATTTTTCAAAAATAACCCTTGTGCTCCAGACTGATCATAATTTTCGAAAATTTATTGCAAGCAGATTATTATTCCAGCTCGGAAACATGCCAATTTATTATGTGGCAGTTTTTGGCATTAAAGAATTTAACCTGGGCAATGAATACGCTGCTGTTTTTTCCGTTATTTTAATCCTAAGCGGCATGGCTGGCAGCATATTATTATCCATGAAAGGAGACCAATTGGGTCCCCATGCAGTTCTTTTGTTAACGAGCTGGATTCGATTCTTGATGATTCTTGTGGCTTTACTGGCACCGACGATCGGATGGTATTACCTGGTGTTTGTATTTTTTGGGTTAGGTGAAGCAGCTATGAATATCAGTGAGCTGATTTTTGCAATGGAACTCGGTCCCGAGAGAGATCGGTCAATTTATATTGGGGTTTCGCGCAGTTTGCCGGGAATAAGTGTGTTGGCTTCCCCTGTCGTCGCTGGATTATTGGTCGATTCGATAGGGTATCGTATGATGTTCCTAGTCGCTTTAGTTTTATGTCTTATTGGGATTTTCATTCTGATGAGTGTTAAAGACACCAGAATAGTTTTAGGTCAATAA
- a CDS encoding ligand-binding sensor domain-containing protein, giving the protein MKIKQCTAYNHKNCEISQEKWASFTRRMQSEDWLVDDTLVNDWHSFDCLHYNKNDGLVYAGLTAMNGDFFYTFNPENGHFESLKFPNTGDRYAHKIHFGLQQDSAGIFYGGVATLSDVDIWPNAQGGQLFRYNPSNKKYQLLGIPIPNDYIQGIVLDECRNRIYGNTFPGRNLFCFDMETGKTRILTNFGATLSEAVIMDTSGGIWHNYHLAQWANRTPLLRYSPETDSIEFLNLDLPDAQNLGRSTIDSYVRTEDQNVYIGGIDGSLSILLPDVPSITYLGRPAPGKRIKGLAEAPNGLILGVAGSEYNTVLFSYHRDKNSFDILGPVQDSRNGKRAWLVHDLCMVDETTLVAAETDNPHRASSLFVLRLSV; this is encoded by the coding sequence ATGAAAATTAAGCAATGCACCGCTTATAATCACAAGAATTGTGAAATAAGCCAAGAAAAATGGGCATCCTTTACTCGTCGAATGCAATCTGAAGATTGGCTTGTTGACGATACTTTAGTAAATGACTGGCATTCATTTGATTGTTTGCATTACAACAAGAATGATGGCCTGGTTTACGCAGGTCTGACCGCAATGAACGGTGATTTCTTTTACACTTTCAACCCTGAGAATGGTCATTTTGAATCGTTGAAATTCCCAAACACGGGTGATCGCTATGCCCATAAAATCCATTTTGGATTGCAGCAAGATTCTGCAGGCATTTTTTATGGAGGTGTTGCCACATTGAGCGATGTGGACATTTGGCCTAATGCACAGGGCGGACAGTTATTTCGATACAACCCGTCTAACAAGAAATATCAATTGTTAGGAATACCCATTCCCAATGACTATATTCAAGGTATAGTGCTTGATGAATGCAGAAACAGAATTTATGGGAATACATTTCCTGGTCGTAATCTTTTTTGTTTTGACATGGAAACAGGTAAAACTCGTATTCTGACAAATTTTGGTGCCACACTTTCAGAGGCTGTCATCATGGATACTTCAGGTGGGATTTGGCACAATTATCATCTGGCTCAATGGGCAAATCGGACCCCCTTATTGCGATATAGTCCTGAAACAGACTCGATAGAATTTCTTAACCTCGACCTTCCGGATGCGCAAAATCTTGGTAGAAGTACCATCGATTCATACGTCCGAACGGAAGATCAGAACGTTTATATTGGCGGAATTGATGGCTCTCTATCTATACTTTTGCCTGATGTCCCTTCGATCACTTATTTAGGAAGACCTGCGCCTGGAAAACGAATAAAAGGACTGGCAGAAGCGCCAAACGGGCTTATATTAGGCGTTGCGGGCTCGGAGTATAACACTGTTTTATTTTCATATCATCGTGATAAAAATTCTTTTGACATTCTTGGACCGGTACAAGACAGCCGGAATGGCAAACGTGCCTGGTTAGTTCACGATCTTTGTATGGTTGATGAAACCACGCTGGTCGCAGCCGAAACGGATAATCCTCACCGAGCAAGCAGTCTTTTTGTTTTGAGGTTGTCTGTTTAG
- a CDS encoding amidohydrolase family protein, with product MIVDAHTHIGLEIQGFVENKNIYGVKTTSEDQYLKDYKALGVQACFVFASHSFRLNSLCRAENEALAKFNRQYPDQIYAWGTVSPALEEKKLREEIRYAIKDLGLYGLKFVPICQGVSIANRGFDIIAEEAIDLDVPVTTHDGSPEYCSAIQVAYYARKYPKLRVLSAHGGLRELWPDFIDAAKELPNLFICLSGPTQWGIQSLYDALGPEKLLFGSDGGCGPASITTAYLRRIDLMDAPEAHKRMILGENALRFINKEI from the coding sequence ATGATTGTTGATGCCCACACCCATATCGGCCTTGAAATTCAAGGCTTCGTAGAAAATAAGAATATTTATGGTGTCAAGACGACATCGGAAGATCAATATTTAAAAGATTACAAAGCACTAGGTGTGCAAGCATGTTTTGTTTTTGCCTCTCATTCTTTCCGGCTTAATTCATTATGCCGGGCTGAAAATGAGGCGTTAGCGAAATTTAACCGTCAATATCCTGATCAGATTTATGCTTGGGGAACAGTCTCACCAGCCCTTGAAGAAAAGAAACTCCGTGAAGAAATTCGGTATGCAATTAAAGATTTAGGCCTGTACGGATTAAAATTTGTACCTATTTGTCAGGGGGTTTCGATAGCTAACCGGGGTTTTGACATCATCGCCGAGGAAGCGATTGACCTTGATGTCCCCGTGACGACACACGATGGTTCTCCAGAATATTGTTCTGCAATCCAGGTTGCTTATTATGCTCGAAAGTATCCTAAATTGCGAGTATTAAGTGCCCATGGTGGATTAAGAGAGTTATGGCCGGATTTCATCGATGCTGCAAAGGAGCTGCCAAACCTTTTCATCTGCCTCAGCGGTCCAACGCAATGGGGCATTCAATCACTATATGATGCCCTGGGGCCTGAGAAGTTGCTCTTTGGTAGTGATGGAGGGTGCGGACCTGCGTCAATCACTACCGCTTACTTGCGCCGGATTGATTTGATGGATGCACCTGAAGCGCATAAAAGAATGATCCTTGGCGAAAATGCTTTACGATTTATCAATAAAGAAATTTAA
- a CDS encoding AAC(3) family N-acetyltransferase: protein MWKLGISPGDHLVVHLALSSFGYVEGGVNTLIDVLLKVIGEEGTLLAPYFVNYKDSDELFDLSILPPPVTGALPATLITRSGARISAQPSHAVVAIGALSEVLTQNQMYKTPVGIGSPFDKLAKANGKVLLLGVNQKANTMIHTGEAYANLPFWGKPRPDLPEGRWVKPLGEEKRWVKLVGIPGCSSGFEKITPFIEERNLIHSIRIGSANCRVMNAQSLIQAVVDFLKEDQRRLFCDRPSCTFCNWASEFL from the coding sequence TTGTGGAAACTGGGCATTTCACCTGGCGATCATCTTGTGGTTCATTTGGCATTATCAAGTTTTGGTTATGTTGAAGGTGGGGTAAATACCCTTATTGACGTGCTTTTAAAAGTGATTGGAGAGGAAGGCACCTTATTAGCACCTTATTTTGTCAACTACAAAGATAGTGATGAACTATTTGATCTTAGTATTTTGCCTCCTCCAGTGACAGGTGCTTTGCCAGCGACATTGATCACCAGGTCTGGCGCCAGAATAAGTGCTCAGCCAAGCCATGCCGTCGTGGCGATAGGCGCGCTTTCTGAAGTTCTCACTCAAAATCAAATGTATAAAACGCCGGTTGGCATCGGCAGTCCTTTCGATAAATTAGCAAAAGCAAATGGAAAGGTGCTTTTATTGGGAGTTAACCAGAAAGCCAACACAATGATACATACCGGCGAAGCCTATGCTAATTTGCCCTTTTGGGGTAAGCCCAGGCCCGATTTGCCAGAGGGACGCTGGGTTAAACCATTGGGGGAGGAAAAGCGTTGGGTCAAATTGGTTGGTATTCCAGGTTGTAGTAGTGGTTTCGAAAAAATCACACCGTTTATTGAAGAACGCAACTTGATTCACTCAATCCGGATTGGTTCTGCCAATTGTCGGGTAATGAACGCCCAATCATTAATCCAGGCAGTGGTGGATTTCCTGAAAGAAGATCAACGGCGATTGTTTTGTGATCGCCCTTCATGTACATTTTGTAATTGGGCCTCCGAGTTTTTATAA
- a CDS encoding discoidin domain-containing protein, with protein sequence MKPIFQGSDPYKRWYDLVPATLKSHAPEWGKIPRSDFDSDELVNLSRDARVFVDSFYGTINTPDLALLYPILNQVEVNVKQAGEGQVQLRLATHTPGFDHFSWRFDSLSWQSGLDTALCWTLHEGINRFEVQSVNKAGKQGRITNLEILFYGAEITEIKLDNGHADPPGTPFLWEDFTHPTLVRLREKYSLDDIIKSGETDLERAILLRDWVKSLWDHDQPIFSPPWNAEYILDKVTKHIEYFYCVHYSVVYMQLCMALGIPARLINLHRGICDAPLDGRGYGKETKEEAPCDEHVLNEVWLDDISKWAVIDVDFDIHYEQDGQPLNAYEIHELLITDRLADLQPCEGPLAYKLRSSDDFYQLKLPVYYTHFCIFWRNNHISDSEGPTQILHFVDDKTPPMLWWQGEDLRHRPQIIGPIGISWPYSQQTPVLNDMNAASHWASAETPDPHWVELVWESPKKISHVHLLWAKCWGKYFNSRHILIQSKHNEEWQTIAEHHADNERAMDLISFSPIETDSIRIVQPINGGSLEYPQRLWLAEVGVN encoded by the coding sequence ATGAAACCTATTTTTCAAGGTAGTGATCCGTATAAGCGCTGGTATGACTTGGTACCAGCAACGCTCAAGAGCCATGCACCGGAATGGGGGAAAATACCCCGGTCGGATTTTGACTCAGATGAATTGGTAAATTTATCTCGTGACGCCAGGGTTTTTGTAGATAGCTTTTATGGCACGATCAACACCCCTGATTTGGCTTTGCTTTATCCAATATTGAACCAGGTTGAAGTTAACGTCAAACAGGCTGGTGAAGGACAGGTGCAATTAAGGTTGGCTACGCATACACCTGGTTTCGATCATTTTTCCTGGAGGTTTGACAGCCTAAGTTGGCAATCAGGCTTGGATACAGCACTTTGCTGGACCCTTCATGAAGGTATTAATCGTTTTGAAGTACAAAGTGTTAATAAGGCTGGAAAGCAAGGCCGCATAACAAATTTAGAGATTCTGTTTTATGGCGCCGAAATAACTGAAATAAAACTTGACAATGGGCATGCTGATCCTCCTGGAACGCCTTTTTTATGGGAGGACTTCACTCATCCCACATTGGTCCGTTTACGTGAAAAATACAGTTTAGACGATATCATCAAATCAGGCGAGACAGACCTTGAAAGAGCGATTCTTCTACGGGATTGGGTTAAATCACTTTGGGATCACGACCAACCAATTTTCTCTCCCCCTTGGAATGCTGAATATATCCTCGATAAAGTCACTAAACACATCGAATATTTTTACTGTGTCCATTACTCTGTAGTGTATATGCAATTGTGTATGGCACTTGGCATTCCTGCACGACTGATCAATTTACATAGGGGCATATGCGATGCCCCCCTCGACGGGCGGGGCTATGGCAAAGAGACTAAAGAAGAAGCTCCTTGTGATGAACATGTATTAAATGAAGTCTGGTTGGATGACATTAGCAAATGGGCTGTGATCGATGTGGATTTCGATATCCATTATGAACAAGATGGCCAGCCATTGAATGCTTACGAAATCCATGAATTATTAATCACTGATCGGCTTGCGGATTTGCAGCCATGTGAGGGCCCCTTGGCTTACAAATTACGTAGCAGTGATGATTTCTACCAGTTAAAACTTCCGGTTTATTATACGCATTTCTGTATTTTCTGGAGGAATAACCATATAAGCGATAGTGAAGGTCCCACTCAGATTCTCCATTTCGTTGATGATAAAACGCCTCCGATGCTATGGTGGCAGGGAGAAGACCTGCGTCATCGACCTCAAATAATTGGACCAATTGGTATAAGCTGGCCATATTCACAGCAAACGCCAGTACTCAATGATATGAATGCAGCCAGCCACTGGGCATCTGCTGAGACCCCCGATCCACACTGGGTGGAGTTAGTATGGGAATCACCAAAGAAAATCAGTCATGTCCATTTGCTATGGGCAAAATGCTGGGGTAAATATTTTAATTCCAGGCATATTCTGATTCAGTCAAAACATAATGAAGAATGGCAAACTATTGCTGAGCACCATGCAGACAATGAAAGAGCGATGGATCTTATATCATTTTCACCGATCGAAACCGACTCGATACGCATTGTCCAACCTATAAACGGTGGTAGTCTGGAATATCCTCAGCGGCTCTGGTTAGCAGAGGTTGGTGTTAATTAG